From one Halothece sp. PCC 7418 genomic stretch:
- a CDS encoding ATP synthase subunit I, translated as MSTQSSPPETTETPTPDSASENQPSDRGMTEYYQLQRNLYLVMLVITGVIFVSVWVAYSGQTALNYLLGALAGLLYFRRLARDIEGLGVQQGRMGFGSGRLAIFVAVIVLASQLQRLAILPVFLGFMTYKAAIVIYVVQTTLFPQRE; from the coding sequence GTGAGTACACAGTCGTCACCCCCAGAGACAACTGAAACCCCGACTCCAGACTCCGCCTCAGAGAATCAACCCTCTGATCGCGGAATGACAGAGTATTATCAACTCCAACGCAACCTGTACTTGGTCATGTTGGTGATTACGGGAGTGATTTTTGTTTCTGTCTGGGTTGCCTACTCAGGTCAAACCGCTCTCAATTACTTATTGGGAGCATTAGCGGGACTCCTTTACTTTCGGCGCTTGGCGCGGGATATTGAAGGCTTAGGAGTGCAACAAGGACGTATGGGGTTTGGCAGTGGTCGCCTTGCCATTTTTGTGGCAGTGATTGTTCTTGCCAGTCAACTGCAACGCCTTGCCATCCTCCCCGTCTTTTTGGGGTTTATGACGTATAAAGCAGCCATTGTGATTTACGTCGTGCAAACGACCCTGTTCCCCCAACGGGAATAA